Genomic DNA from Nitrosarchaeum koreense MY1:
CATTGGATCATTTGCTAAAATTTGATTTTGATCAATTCGTGATTCAAAAAGAAGTCTAATAGCATTACCACGTGTAGCTGATTCGCCTAATAATAGATCGCTAGCTCTTTCTATTAGAATTTGTTCAGCATAGTTAAAGCTCAAATAAGCTGTAATCAAAAGTGTAATTATAGATACTATAATTACTAAAAATATCAATTTTTTATCTATACTAAAGGAAATTTGCAATCAATTTTTGTTATTTTTATACAATATCAATTCTTCGTGTATTTTCTATGATAAGAATAGCTTTACTAGGACATAATTAGTTTTCATAAAGGAATATTCATGATTTAAGTTGGTTTTTTAATATAGATAATTTAGAAATTTATTTAATTTTTAGAAATTTTAAATTTAGAACCCCATTTACTCTTTTGATTTTTTGTTGGCTTTTTTGATAAATTATCTAACATTTCATATGTAATTGTAAATCCATTGCCTACCATTGTGGTGTCCTTATCAAACTCACTTTTGTTAGGCACAAATTCATCCGGTAAATCCTTGATTTTTTTAGTTTTAATATCAAATAACCTAATTTCCTTACCATTTTCAAGTTTGATAAGTGCATCATTACTAAGACTTTGAATTGAGAAATTTTCAAAAAATCTTATCATTCCACCTTTTTTTAATTTAATTTTAGAATCATAAGTGATTTTACTTCCATAAAATAAAATTTCTCGTGCACTAATTTCAACATCATCTTCCAAATTAAGAACCATAATAATATCAGCCTCAAGAGAAACTGTATTAATTATATTTTCTGCAATTATTTTTCCATTTGGTGCAGATACAAAAGTACGTTGTTCTTGAGTTTTAAAAATTCCAACTCTCCCATCTGAATCTTGAATTTTATATTTCCGACCAAAAATATTTCCAACTACAATATCACCATTATCTGCAATTACTCTAGCACCATTTTCAATTTTGTATTTATTTTCAAGTGGATTAATAAATTTAAAATCTCCTTTTGTCAAATGAATATTTGTTCTAAATTCTTCAGTCCAAGATGGACTTGTTATATTTCCCTGCATAATAATAGGACCATCATAAGTTAGATTGCCTGCCATAAAATTTCCTTTGATTGAAAGTATACCATTAGCTTTTCTTTCAAGTTCAATTTCTCCAAGAGATTTTGAACCAAATAATTTAATGCCGGTTGAATTTGTTCTATTAAGTTCTGCTGTCCACTCTTCTGCTAATTTCATTTCTTTGAATAACTCTTGGCCTAAAATTTGGTTTTTTCTTCGTATGTCCTCTTCTGAATCACCAGAATAAACTCTAGAATTTCTAATTTTTTCAAGATCAGTTTCAGGATATTTTTTACCAATTTTGAGATCTTCATATGCTTGTTTGATTTTTATGAATTGATCATTTTCTCCTCCTTTATCAGAATGATAAAGCAATGCTAATCTTCGGAATGCATTACGAATTTCGTGCTCAGTTGAGCCTTCAAGAATTCCCAATATGTCATAGTTACTCTCCACCATTTTCTTTCAGTTTTTGGTTATTCTTTTCATATTTCCTATACTTTTAGTTTATTACGATATAAAATGTTGAGAATTTTCATTAAATGAAATCTATATCATGTATTTTAAAAATCCAGTAAAACTATCAGAGGGAGTTACTTGAACAGCTTTTAGTTGACCAAGCTTCGAAAGATATTGTCTTTTATCATAATAGTTGAAAGTTCCTTCTTTATCAGGATATATTACAATAGTGTCTTTTTGTCCAGGTTCTAATAGATCAGTTTGTATGTTGAAACCATCAATGTATAATCTATGATGCTGATTCCCTCTATTTTCGACAGTAAGAACATAAGCAAAACTAATTCTCATAATTAATGTTGAATTGTTATCTTCAGATGTACCAGAAATGCCAATTAGTTTTATTTCATCATCAATATCAATAAAGGCAACAGTTTGTTCAATTTTTTCTGGTCAAAAAATTTGAACGTGTCTTACATTTCCTTGACCTATTACACCAATAATTGCTGCAAATCCCATAATTCCTATCATCAATATAATAAGAACAAAGAATTTGTCTTTCATTTTTATAATAACATAACAGTTCATAGTATTTTTACTAGATGTAGAATTTCATAATTGTAAATTAAAGTAAAAATAGCTATTTTATAACCAAAGTAGGAATATTTGTTAAATAATGAATGTGTTTATTAAAAATTATGAAACTACATTTTGATGATTTTATTTATGGTTCCATTGATGGCGCAGTTACAACTTTTGCAATAATTGCAGGAGTTGTTGGTGCTTCATTATCTCCTGGAATTATTTTAATTCTTGGATTTGCCAATTTATTTGCAGATGGATTCTCAATGGCTGCAGCAAATTATCAAGCAGCAAAAGCTAGAAATCAATTCATCGAGATGAAAAGAAAACAAGAAGAATGGGAAATTGACAACTTGGAAGAACAAGAAAAAGAGGAGATCAGAGAGATTTACAAGAAAAAAGGATTCAAAGATGAATTGTTAGAAGAGGTTGTTAGAATAATTACATCAAGACGAAAAGTTTGGGTGGATACAATGATGAAAGAAGAGCTAGGATTAATTGAGGATGAAAAAAACCCACTTGAGAGCTCAGTGAGCACTTTTATCGGATTTAACTTGATAGGGTTAATTCCATTAATTCCATTTATGATTTTTATATTAATGAAAATTGATGCAAATTCAGAAGCATTTGTTTATTCTACAATCTCAGTAATGGCATCATTTTTTCTTGTAGGTATGATTAAAGGAAAAATTGTTAAAAAACCAAAAATACGATCAGGTTTTTACACATTGATAATTGGTGGAATTGCATCATTAGTTGCATATTATGTAGGATATGGCTTAAAGATTTTAATTCAATGATTAATTGCGTGTTAATTAAAGTGAATTTATACAGTCACGTATAGTTTGTGCTGATATTTTTAATAAACTATGTTCAGCTTGGTTTAGTTTTACTTCTATAATTTCTTTAATTCCATCTTTATTTATTTTTACAGGGATTCCCATTGAAACATCTTTTTCACCATATTCACCATTTAATACAATTGATGCAGGCACGATTAATTCATTATTTTTAATAATAGAACTAATTACATCAAAAGTATTCTTAGCAATACCAAATTGAGAACGACTTTTGAATTTTCTCAAAGATTTCCAATAATTTCTGATTTCAGTTGTAATCAGATTTTGTTCTGTTTCATCAATCATCTCAAGTAGATTCATTTTATTGATTTTTACTCTAGAAAATATTGGTACCATAGAATCTCCATGTTCGCCCAAAACTATTACATTATTAATTTGAGATTGATTTAGATTAAATTTCTCTGAAAGTAAATACCTAAATCTACTTGAATCTAAACTTGATGCAATTCCAATTACTTTATTTCTTGATATTTTAGTTTCTTTTTGAAAAACATATGTTAGAACATCTAATGGATTAGAAACAACTAGAATTATTGCTGAAGGACAATATTTTTTGATTTCCTTTGCAATATTTTTAATCATTTTAACTTGAGCATCCATCATTTCAGTTCTAGATTTTAGATAAGTTCCTGTACTAGCTGTAATTACAATAATATCAGAATCAATTATTTTAGAAAAATCATCAGTTCCATGAATTGAAACATTAGAGTTTTCAGGTACAGCATTTGATATATCTAGTGCCTCGCCTATGGCTTTATCCTTTGTACGATTTACTAATAATACATCATCTAATGAAGTAGATATACATAGAAAAGCAATTGCAGTGCCAACCTTACCGCTACCTATTATAGAGATCACAGATAATTCATCTCTTCTGTTTTATAATTAAGATATAACAAATTGTTTAAATTGATTAAAATGTATAATTTAAATCCCATATCATAATTCCAAAGCAAATTGATTGCATTGCATTGCAATGCGGTCCTACTTGTTATATCTAATTAATAAAATAAGTAGCCATGCAACAATTAATTTCAGGCAAAAAAATAGATGATGATTCAAGGAAAGATGCAATTCTTGAGGTCATATCAGACAAATATTGTCGATCTATTTTAGAAAACACCAGAGAAAAACCAAAATCAGCAATGGAGATAAGTGGTGAAACCAAAATCCCAATTAGCACTGTTTATAGAAGACTTCAAACCTTACACGATAACAAATTGCTGGCAATTTCTGGTTCGATTAGTGATGATGGCAAGAAATACTTTCTGTACAAAAGTAAAGTTAAGGCCATATCTACATCATATATTGGAAATAACATCGAAGTTGAAATTGTACCTAATACTTGTTAGGTACTAGTTATTTTTTATTTTATTGAAATCAAATTTGATAATCTAAGTTTAGTTTTAAATGAAAATTATAAACATAATTAATGTGAAGAAAAATTTGTTTCCT
This window encodes:
- a CDS encoding J domain-containing protein, with product MVESNYDILGILEGSTEHEIRNAFRRLALLYHSDKGGENDQFIKIKQAYEDLKIGKKYPETDLEKIRNSRVYSGDSEEDIRRKNQILGQELFKEMKLAEEWTAELNRTNSTGIKLFGSKSLGEIELERKANGILSIKGNFMAGNLTYDGPIIMQGNITSPSWTEEFRTNIHLTKGDFKFINPLENKYKIENGARVIADNGDIVVGNIFGRKYKIQDSDGRVGIFKTQEQRTFVSAPNGKIIAENIINTVSLEADIIMVLNLEDDVEISAREILFYGSKITYDSKIKLKKGGMIRFFENFSIQSLSNDALIKLENGKEIRLFDIKTKKIKDLPDEFVPNKSEFDKDTTMVGNGFTITYEMLDNLSKKPTKNQKSKWGSKFKISKN
- a CDS encoding VIT1/CCC1 transporter family protein, coding for MKLHFDDFIYGSIDGAVTTFAIIAGVVGASLSPGIILILGFANLFADGFSMAAANYQAAKARNQFIEMKRKQEEWEIDNLEEQEKEEIREIYKKKGFKDELLEEVVRIITSRRKVWVDTMMKEELGLIEDEKNPLESSVSTFIGFNLIGLIPLIPFMIFILMKIDANSEAFVYSTISVMASFFLVGMIKGKIVKKPKIRSGFYTLIIGGIASLVAYYVGYGLKILIQ
- a CDS encoding malate dehydrogenase, with the translated sequence MISIIGSGKVGTAIAFLCISTSLDDVLLVNRTKDKAIGEALDISNAVPENSNVSIHGTDDFSKIIDSDIIVITASTGTYLKSRTEMMDAQVKMIKNIAKEIKKYCPSAIILVVSNPLDVLTYVFQKETKISRNKVIGIASSLDSSRFRYLLSEKFNLNQSQINNVIVLGEHGDSMVPIFSRVKINKMNLLEMIDETEQNLITTEIRNYWKSLRKFKSRSQFGIAKNTFDVISSIIKNNELIVPASIVLNGEYGEKDVSMGIPVKINKDGIKEIIEVKLNQAEHSLLKISAQTIRDCINSL
- a CDS encoding ArsR/SmtB family transcription factor, with product MQQLISGKKIDDDSRKDAILEVISDKYCRSILENTREKPKSAMEISGETKIPISTVYRRLQTLHDNKLLAISGSISDDGKKYFLYKSKVKAISTSYIGNNIEVEIVPNTC